A part of Merismopedia glauca CCAP 1448/3 genomic DNA contains:
- a CDS encoding HEAT repeat domain-containing protein: protein LYNRLQQGEAALELQLALVRAIAWIETPTALEYLRQLLDFTPLPLSQEIVSRLGHMTVPSLQAIASEILQSFLTSNKPVATHPQIQQSIATALGELRQIEAIDSLIQLLANPDDGVKLHAIAALKHLCWDLAHQKLQQMATQPDLTPALAEGIAIALQEWS from the coding sequence TTATACAATCGACTCCAACAGGGTGAAGCCGCCTTAGAATTACAACTAGCCCTAGTCAGAGCGATCGCTTGGATTGAAACCCCTACTGCCCTAGAATACTTGCGACAACTCCTTGATTTTACCCCCCTACCGTTATCTCAAGAAATCGTCAGCCGCTTGGGGCACATGACTGTACCAAGTTTACAAGCGATCGCCTCCGAGATCTTGCAATCTTTCCTGACCTCAAACAAACCAGTCGCTACCCACCCCCAAATTCAGCAATCTATAGCTACAGCTTTGGGAGAATTACGACAAATTGAAGCTATAGATAGCCTCATCCAACTTTTAGCCAATCCAGACGACGGCGTAAAACTCCATGCGATCGCGGCTTTGAAACACCTCTGTTGGGATCTAGCTCATCAAAAGCTACAGCAGATGGCAACTCAACCCGATTTAACCCCTGCATTAGCCGAAGGAATCGCGATCGCCCTCCAAGAATGGTCATAG